A region of Gadus morhua chromosome 18, gadMor3.0, whole genome shotgun sequence DNA encodes the following proteins:
- the asb3 gene encoding ankyrin repeat and SOCS box protein 3: MDFTETYGDTVSSVAAAARSGCRERVRRLIAEGCVIDSRDNRGWTALHEAAAAGAKECVREIVSAAAGSAGGLRAFVNAQTHEGESALFLAAQRGHLAVVRLLLKAHANIDQSTNDLSSPLYAAVDGGHKEVVQLLVSRGAEVNGTHTACRWTCLHHAVYKGYREIVGVLIGVARLEAVDDHSITPLFVAAQYGRRRCLEALVGAGANVNAQAADLATPLMLASQEGHEGCVEVLVQHGADPNLACSSDWPQLPIHAAAEFGHRRILERLIGITDRACDRGEGRVSPLYMAVRKPSPSVGLLLREGYSPDAQDCTPILGLRSPLAFALSLTPDRRCSESVRLLVAAGARLDEDPWMHALALGNTELLRLILSHRGLPGPGAPEGRTGAPGAVLSLQELRGLVCVALSAVRSAPCWLPLLLRAGLDPSLLLQPNMLQEADGDVLNYLLAFVNWSTLSPPLRRVLDLRLEERSWSPHARYESVPCLSHLCRLTVSEVVGRPALRTAAAVQQLPVPPLLQHYLRYAEVPPPPGAPGSAPLPLVSDLTEEYRHTHTHRHVV; the protein is encoded by the exons ATGGACTTCACGGAGACCTACGGCGACACGGTGTCGAGCGTGGCCGCAGCTGCGCGCTCGGGCTGCCGGGAGCGCGTCCGCAGGCTGATCGCCGAGGGCTGCGTGATTGACAGCCGGGACAACCGCGGCTGGACGGCGCTGCACGAGGCCGCGGCAGCCGGTGCCAAAGAGTGCGTGCGCGAAATCGTGTCTGCAGCCG CGGGCTCCGCTGGCGGTCTGCGCGCGTTTGTGAACGCCCAGACGCACGAAGGGGAGTCTGCGCTGTTCTTGGCAGCGCAGCGGGGACACCTGGCGGTGGTGCGACTCCTCTTGAAGGCACACGCCAATATTGACCAGTCCACGAacgacctctcctctcctctctatgcAG CCGTGGACGGTGGTCACAAGGAGGTGGTCCAGCTGTTGGTCAGCAGGGGGGCCGAGGTCAACGGCACGCACACGGCCTGTCGATGGACCTGTCTCCACCACGCCGTCTACAAG ggctacAGGGAGATTGTGGGTGTTCTCATCGGCGTGGCTCGCCTGGAGGCGGTGGACGACCACAGCATCACGCCCCTCTTCGTGGCAGCGCAGTACGGCCGGCGCAGGTGCCTGGAGGCGCTCGTTGGAGCAG GGGCCAACGTCAACGCCCAGGCGGCAGACCTGGCCACGCCGCTGATGCTGGCGTCCCAGGAGGGCCACGAGGGCTGCGTGGAGGTCCTGGTGCAGCACGGGGCGGACCCCAACCTGGCTTGCAGCAGCGACTGGCCCCAGCTGCCCATCCACGCCGCCGCCGAGTTCGGCCACCGCCG GATCCTGGAGAGGCTGATCGGCATCACGGACCGCGCCTGCGACCGCGGGGAGGGCCGGGTCAGCCCGCTCTACATGGCCGTGAGGAAGCCCAGTCCGAGCGTCGggctgctgctgagggaggggTACAGCCCAGACGCCCAGGACTGCACCCCCATCCTGGGCCTCCGCTCCCCACTGGCCTTCGCCTTATCGCTCACCCCCGACCGGCGCTGCAG TGAGTCGGTGAGGCTGCTGGTGGCCGCGGGCGCCCGTCTGGACGAGGACCCCTGGATGCACGCCCTGGCCCTGGGGAACACGGAGCTGTTGAGGCTCATACTGAGTCACAGGGGGCTGCCCGGTCCGGGGGCCCCAGAGGGGAGGACCGGGGCCCCCGGTGCGGTGTTAAGCCTACAGGAGCTCAgagggctggtgtgtgtggccCTCAGCGCGGTGCgaagcgccccctgctggctgccCCTGCTACTGCGGGCCGGACTGGACCCTTCTCTCCTGCTGCAGCCCAACAT GCTCCAGGAAGCAGACGGTGATGTGTTGAACTACCTTCTGGCGTTTGTGAACTGGTCCACTCTGAGTCCGCCCCTGAGGCGCGTTCTGGACCTCAGGCTGGAGGAGCGGTCCTGGTCGCCTCACGCGCGTTACG AGTCCGTCCCGTGTCTGTCTCACCTGTGCAGGCTGACGGTCAGTGAGGTCGTGGGTCGTCCGGCTCTGCGCACGGCGGCGGCCGTCCAGCAGCTGCCggtgccccccctcctccagcactACCTCCGCTACGCCGAGGTCCCGCCTCCCCCGGGCGCCCCAGGCTCCGCGCCCCTGCCGCTAGTGTCCGACCTGACGGAGGAataccgtcacacacacacgcacagacatgtTGTATGA